The proteins below are encoded in one region of Nocardioides marmorisolisilvae:
- a CDS encoding helix-turn-helix domain-containing protein — protein MPPLAFVQLLNSDALGPQAVGRFRAIIDREGTSELELVQRDRQVPIRWFREVYPGLDHDEATSLGLSFAEHAQLTSFGPLSLPLVSSGSVAEVFELLGYLPIISSALRPHFHSSQRSLTVGLTGHTGDRDLDCLVITYGGAALLRLLDMLTGPLPGVTMNLAWKTPQSPQRIAGALAGRLVFGARASFIDVPVDILQAPCRFPDPVAYRMAIGELRRSLDRHTAATSFTETVRRLLEEDPGHISSHDMAELLAVSPSTMKRRLHEEGTTFRDVQQSLLRERAIVRLLDRSLTVGQIAIDLGYSDLGNFSHAFKRWTGQSPSEFRQFGRREPG, from the coding sequence GTGCCTCCGTTGGCGTTCGTCCAGCTCTTGAACAGCGATGCTCTCGGTCCTCAAGCCGTAGGTCGCTTCCGCGCGATCATCGACCGCGAGGGGACTTCCGAACTGGAGCTGGTCCAGCGCGACCGACAGGTGCCGATCCGGTGGTTCCGTGAGGTCTACCCCGGACTCGACCACGACGAAGCCACAAGCCTCGGGCTCTCCTTCGCCGAGCACGCGCAATTGACGTCGTTCGGCCCGCTCAGCCTGCCGCTAGTCAGCTCCGGCTCCGTGGCCGAGGTCTTCGAGCTGCTCGGGTATCTTCCGATCATCTCGAGCGCCTTGCGCCCCCACTTCCACAGCAGTCAGCGCAGCCTAACCGTGGGCCTCACCGGCCACACCGGCGACCGTGATCTCGACTGCCTAGTCATCACCTACGGCGGAGCGGCACTGCTGCGGCTCCTCGACATGCTGACGGGCCCGCTGCCAGGCGTCACGATGAACCTGGCTTGGAAGACACCCCAGTCCCCTCAGCGCATCGCCGGCGCGCTGGCCGGACGCTTGGTGTTCGGCGCACGCGCGTCGTTCATCGACGTTCCCGTCGACATCCTCCAAGCACCCTGTCGCTTCCCCGACCCGGTCGCCTATCGCATGGCCATCGGCGAACTGCGCCGAAGCCTCGACCGTCACACCGCTGCCACCAGCTTTACCGAGACCGTGAGGCGATTGCTCGAGGAGGACCCCGGACACATCAGCAGCCATGACATGGCTGAGCTCCTCGCAGTCTCCCCGAGCACCATGAAAAGGCGCCTCCACGAGGAGGGCACGACCTTCCGCGACGTACAGCAATCGCTGTTGCGCGAGAGGGCGATCGTCCGCCTGCTCGACCGATCGCTGACGGTCGGTCAGATCGCCATAGATCTCGGCTATAGCGACCTGGGCAACTTCTCGCATGCCTTTAAACGCTGGACCGGGCAGTCGCCAAGCGAATTCCGTCAGTTCGGTCGCCGCGAACCGGGCTAG
- a CDS encoding PaaI family thioesterase, with the protein MTSLDELLASWNEKFRPHEDGARLPPHHDHCLACGPDNPHGHHLTVQRRGDEVHAVHVFDERHVGAPGIAHGGAVATVLDDLFGFLLYLTGSPAVTRKLEVRYDSPVILGTTYELAARVVRTEGRKLFVEADMSETGGPTVAFASALFLRVDVTHFDQGRPR; encoded by the coding sequence GTGACCAGCCTGGATGAGCTCCTCGCGAGCTGGAACGAGAAGTTCCGGCCGCACGAGGACGGCGCCCGGCTTCCGCCGCACCACGACCACTGCCTCGCCTGCGGACCCGACAACCCCCACGGCCATCACCTCACCGTCCAGCGTCGCGGCGACGAGGTGCATGCGGTTCACGTCTTCGACGAGCGCCACGTCGGCGCTCCCGGGATCGCGCACGGAGGCGCCGTGGCAACGGTCCTCGACGACCTGTTCGGGTTCCTGCTCTACCTCACCGGCAGTCCAGCGGTGACCCGGAAGCTCGAGGTGCGCTACGACTCGCCCGTCATCCTCGGCACCACCTACGAGCTCGCGGCCAGGGTCGTCCGGACAGAAGGGCGCAAGCTCTTCGTGGAGGCCGACATGAGTGAGACCGGAGGACCAACTGTCGCCTTCGCTTCGGCCCTTTTCCTGAGGGTGGACGTGACCCACTTCGACCAGGGCAGGCCGCGATGA
- a CDS encoding TetR/AcrR family transcriptional regulator, which translates to MRKLPAKLASQLYGAAELIAERGLDGTKIDDIAEATGIPKATIYYHLDGKNGVLAFLLGDLLDLIAGEVGVAVSTEEDARTRLEAAVAAQLGVMVEHPFLCRALVGDLGRATRLPDLAEALRSAFYQPIEKLLSEGVADGSLRQVADPGAVAMSVFGAITVAGLSAAVEGSSTEASADAARFSAAICELILDGLATPRTRDDHESGERP; encoded by the coding sequence GTGAGGAAACTTCCGGCGAAGCTGGCCAGTCAGCTCTACGGCGCGGCCGAGCTGATCGCCGAGCGCGGTCTGGACGGCACCAAGATCGACGACATCGCCGAAGCCACGGGTATCCCGAAGGCCACGATCTATTACCACCTGGACGGCAAGAACGGGGTCCTCGCATTCCTTTTGGGAGACCTGCTTGACCTCATCGCTGGCGAGGTCGGCGTCGCAGTCTCCACTGAAGAGGACGCCCGAACCCGGCTCGAGGCCGCCGTCGCAGCCCAACTAGGCGTGATGGTCGAGCATCCGTTCCTGTGCCGGGCGCTGGTGGGGGACCTCGGCCGCGCCACTCGGCTGCCCGACCTCGCTGAGGCGTTGCGCAGCGCGTTCTACCAGCCGATCGAGAAGCTCCTGTCCGAGGGCGTCGCCGACGGCTCGCTGCGCCAGGTCGCCGATCCGGGTGCCGTTGCGATGAGCGTCTTCGGTGCCATCACCGTGGCCGGTCTCAGCGCCGCGGTCGAGGGGTCTTCAACTGAGGCGTCCGCAGATGCGGCACGCTTCTCCGCGGCGATCTGCGAACTGATCCTCGACGGTCTCGCGACACCTCGCACTCGCGATGACCACGAATCGGGTGAGCGGCCGTGA
- a CDS encoding IS110 family RNA-guided transposase produces MFTERTSVGLDVHARSVVATAIDTTTGELFKERLIPSNEIVLEWLARLPGPVAVTYEAGPTGFGLARALAAAGLRCEVAAPSKLVRPAGDRVKTDARDALQLAKLLRNDDVTSVRVPTISQESARDLVRAREDVRGDLMRARHRVSKLLLRHGHVYYGGQTWSAKHHGWLHRIRFEELGTRCAYEADLEAIEFAVARRDRLDKLIAQVAADSEFTDVTRRLCCLRGISTLTGFALAVELGDWQRFNANGIGAYLGLVPSEHSSGQSRRQGSITKTGNSHARRLLIEAAWHHKPRYTVGAVLRARWEQAPEAARVRAHVGNTRLNQRWASYTRRHKKNTVANTAIARELAGWCWSLAILE; encoded by the coding sequence GTGTTCACTGAGCGTACGAGTGTTGGACTCGATGTGCATGCACGGTCGGTCGTCGCGACGGCGATCGACACCACGACCGGCGAGCTGTTCAAGGAACGGCTGATCCCCTCGAACGAGATCGTCCTGGAATGGCTGGCTCGTCTGCCCGGTCCGGTCGCGGTCACCTACGAGGCAGGACCGACGGGGTTCGGATTGGCCCGAGCGCTGGCTGCGGCCGGGCTGCGGTGCGAGGTCGCGGCACCGTCCAAGCTCGTTCGTCCGGCTGGTGATCGGGTCAAGACCGATGCCCGTGACGCGCTGCAACTTGCCAAGCTGCTGCGCAACGACGACGTGACCAGCGTCCGGGTGCCGACGATCTCCCAAGAATCGGCACGCGACCTTGTCAGGGCCCGTGAGGACGTCCGCGGCGATCTGATGCGCGCCCGGCACCGGGTCTCGAAGCTGTTGCTGCGCCACGGACACGTCTACTACGGCGGGCAGACCTGGTCGGCCAAGCACCATGGGTGGCTGCATCGGATCCGCTTCGAGGAGCTGGGCACCCGATGCGCCTACGAGGCCGACCTCGAGGCCATCGAGTTCGCCGTCGCGCGCCGCGATCGCCTCGACAAGCTGATCGCCCAGGTCGCCGCAGACAGCGAGTTCACCGACGTGACACGTCGACTGTGCTGCCTGCGCGGTATCTCGACCTTGACCGGATTCGCGCTCGCCGTCGAGCTCGGTGACTGGCAGCGATTCAACGCCAACGGCATCGGCGCCTACCTCGGACTCGTCCCTTCCGAGCACTCCAGCGGCCAGTCCCGCCGCCAGGGCTCGATCACCAAGACCGGCAACAGCCACGCCCGGCGGCTACTGATCGAGGCCGCCTGGCACCACAAGCCCCGCTACACCGTCGGTGCGGTTCTGCGAGCCCGCTGGGAACAGGCCCCAGAAGCGGCACGCGTGCGCGCGCACGTGGGCAACACCCGACTCAACCAACGCTGGGCCAGCTACACCCGCCGGCACAAGAAGAACACCGTCGCGAACACCGCGATCGCGCGTGAGCTAGCCGGCTGGTGCTGGTCACTAGCCATATTGGAGTAG
- a CDS encoding MMPL family transporter: protein MGRGPRAGSSGPLRSALRLGHRFPSIVVLGWVLAAAALSLLVTPLGTVVERSSTAFLPEDSPTLHGLRVMDTAFGSGNTHSYVFVVITDDDGLGVGDRRVYADLVSTLQKEPERVSEVQDYLGKPEARRSMTSKDGEATYLVVGLRSAVGSPASDEDVKWLRSAVEDLDAPPGTEVHVTGDPAMISDLTTAVNEASLKITAVSLFLLVGILWLVYRRVATVLVSLVTIGVALLCTRGALAWAGEHGLALSTYTDAFVVAITLGAGTDYCVFLISRFREEYGNGLEPLDAVAEAVSRVGPALLASAATVILGAICLGFTDLAIFATTGPPMAICIAVTLAVSLTFTPALIRWFGPRIGPAPAPRPDSWWVRTGRLVGRHPARILVAGVTMLVLLALALPTMQLSFDERAAQPPDTPSNLGLAAMAEHFPPNQTLPDYLLIRSDHDMANTRDLAVINSVSTAVAKVDGVNQVRSITQPAGRRLEPASIANQLGKLARGLHQADRKLESGEPGLERLASGAGDLGDALGQVSAGAGKAQDGAGKLSDGSRRIAHGLGQAADHTSQAASGARRLRLGAAALAAGLRTAHDQVAQAVEGLGRIVEALEDDPICTADPICKRSREGLRKIYTGERDRLLPGLAHAAAGAERLAAGDGRLATGLDQLAAGLRQAQSGSNRIAEGQALLSEKLGELEGGTDRLATGAAGIAPGIEQLLTQTEKLGNGLDDSGDYLQAVNQRADTPEAGGFYLPASALGKPDFALARNQFLSEDGKLARIQVTGDTDPLTPAGQERYNEVQDAAEQAMNNTRLDDSTILATGAAGLGADLAHYLAQDAVLVVLAVLLMVLLILILTLRALAAPLYLLASVVLSCAAALGLTTLVFQHLAGQDIHFTVPVIVFVLLVAVGADYNILLMSRMRESGLALDRNEVARAVTATGPVITAAGLIFASTFVALLFSPVEALAQTGFAVAAGLLLDTFIVRTLVVPACAALFEDRSWWPHRRPNRPVAARPATTSEARA, encoded by the coding sequence ATGGGTCGCGGACCACGAGCCGGAAGCAGCGGACCGCTGAGGTCTGCCCTCAGGCTGGGGCACCGCTTCCCATCGATCGTGGTGCTCGGCTGGGTGCTGGCCGCCGCCGCGCTCTCGCTGCTGGTCACCCCGCTGGGGACCGTGGTCGAACGCAGCAGCACTGCCTTCCTGCCCGAGGACTCACCGACCCTGCACGGGCTGCGGGTGATGGACACCGCGTTCGGGTCGGGCAACACCCACTCGTATGTGTTCGTGGTCATCACCGACGACGACGGCCTGGGCGTGGGGGACCGCCGCGTCTACGCCGACCTCGTGAGCACCCTCCAGAAGGAGCCGGAGCGGGTCTCGGAGGTCCAGGACTACCTCGGCAAGCCCGAGGCCCGGCGCTCGATGACCAGCAAGGACGGCGAGGCGACCTACCTGGTCGTCGGGCTGCGATCTGCGGTCGGCTCCCCGGCCTCGGACGAGGACGTGAAGTGGCTCCGCTCGGCCGTCGAGGACCTCGATGCTCCACCCGGAACGGAGGTGCACGTCACCGGTGACCCGGCGATGATCTCGGATCTGACCACGGCAGTGAACGAGGCCTCGTTGAAGATCACCGCGGTCTCGCTGTTCTTGCTGGTCGGCATCCTGTGGCTGGTCTACCGCCGGGTCGCGACTGTCCTGGTGTCGCTGGTGACCATCGGTGTCGCATTGTTGTGCACCCGCGGCGCCCTGGCCTGGGCAGGTGAGCACGGGCTGGCCCTGTCCACCTACACCGACGCTTTCGTGGTGGCCATCACCTTGGGGGCAGGGACCGACTACTGCGTCTTCCTCATCTCACGATTCCGGGAGGAATACGGCAACGGCCTCGAACCCCTCGATGCGGTAGCCGAGGCGGTCTCCCGGGTCGGGCCGGCCTTGCTGGCCTCGGCGGCCACCGTCATCCTCGGCGCCATCTGCCTGGGTTTCACCGACCTGGCCATCTTCGCCACCACCGGTCCCCCGATGGCGATCTGTATCGCGGTCACCCTCGCGGTCAGTCTCACCTTCACCCCCGCCCTGATCCGCTGGTTCGGACCGCGGATCGGGCCAGCTCCGGCACCGCGACCGGACTCGTGGTGGGTCCGCACCGGCCGCCTCGTCGGGCGCCACCCGGCCCGGATCCTGGTCGCCGGGGTGACCATGCTGGTCCTGCTGGCCCTCGCGCTGCCCACGATGCAGCTCTCCTTCGACGAACGCGCCGCCCAACCGCCCGACACCCCCAGCAACCTGGGCCTCGCGGCGATGGCCGAGCACTTCCCACCCAACCAGACCCTGCCCGACTATCTGCTCATCCGCTCCGACCACGACATGGCCAACACCCGCGACCTGGCTGTCATCAACTCCGTGAGCACCGCGGTCGCGAAGGTCGACGGCGTCAACCAGGTCCGCAGCATCACCCAACCGGCCGGAAGGCGACTGGAACCCGCCTCCATCGCCAACCAGCTCGGGAAACTCGCCCGAGGACTCCACCAGGCCGACCGCAAGCTCGAGTCCGGGGAACCCGGGCTGGAACGCCTCGCGTCCGGGGCCGGCGACCTCGGAGACGCCCTCGGCCAGGTCTCCGCAGGCGCCGGGAAGGCCCAAGACGGCGCCGGGAAGCTCAGCGACGGCAGCCGCCGCATCGCCCACGGCCTCGGGCAGGCAGCCGATCACACGAGCCAGGCCGCCAGCGGCGCCCGCCGGCTCCGCTTGGGCGCCGCCGCACTGGCCGCCGGGCTTCGCACCGCACACGACCAGGTCGCCCAGGCCGTCGAGGGCCTCGGCAGGATCGTCGAAGCCCTGGAGGACGATCCGATCTGCACCGCCGACCCGATCTGCAAACGCTCCCGTGAGGGCCTGCGCAAGATCTACACCGGCGAACGCGACCGGCTCCTGCCCGGGCTGGCCCACGCGGCCGCGGGCGCGGAACGCCTCGCCGCCGGTGACGGACGCCTCGCGACCGGGCTCGACCAGCTCGCCGCCGGCCTCCGCCAAGCCCAGTCGGGCAGCAACCGGATCGCCGAGGGCCAAGCGCTGTTGAGCGAGAAGCTCGGCGAGCTCGAGGGCGGCACCGACCGGCTCGCCACCGGTGCCGCCGGCATCGCACCGGGCATCGAGCAGCTCCTCACCCAGACCGAGAAGCTAGGCAACGGGCTCGACGACTCCGGCGACTACCTCCAGGCCGTCAACCAGCGCGCCGACACCCCCGAGGCCGGCGGCTTCTACCTGCCCGCCTCCGCGCTCGGAAAGCCCGACTTCGCCCTGGCCCGCAACCAGTTCCTCTCCGAGGACGGGAAGCTCGCGCGCATTCAGGTCACCGGCGACACCGACCCCCTCACCCCCGCCGGCCAGGAGCGCTACAACGAAGTCCAGGACGCCGCCGAACAGGCCATGAACAACACCCGCCTCGACGACTCCACCATCCTCGCCACCGGCGCCGCCGGCCTGGGCGCAGACCTGGCCCACTACCTCGCCCAGGACGCAGTCCTCGTGGTCCTCGCCGTCCTGCTCATGGTGCTGCTCATCCTCATCCTCACCCTCCGCGCCCTGGCCGCACCGCTGTACCTGCTCGCCTCCGTCGTCCTGTCCTGTGCAGCCGCCCTGGGGTTGACCACGCTCGTGTTCCAGCACCTGGCCGGACAAGACATCCACTTCACCGTCCCGGTCATCGTCTTCGTCCTGCTCGTCGCGGTGGGCGCGGACTACAACATCCTGCTCATGAGCCGGATGCGCGAAAGCGGTCTCGCACTGGACCGCAACGAGGTCGCCCGCGCGGTCACCGCCACCGGACCCGTCATCACCGCAGCCGGCCTCATCTTCGCCTCTACCTTCGTGGCCCTGCTCTTCTCCCCCGTCGAGGCGCTCGCCCAGACCGGCTTCGCCGTCGCCGCCGGACTCCTGCTCGACACGTTCATCGTCCGCACGCTGGTCGTACCCGCCTGCGCGGCGCTCTTCGAGGACCGCAGCTGGTGGCCGCACCGGAGGCCGAACCGCCCCGTCGCAGCGCGGCCAGCCACCACATCCGAGGCACGCGCGTGA
- a CDS encoding cytochrome P450 produces MSNQQLTYSPFDPKVIADPYPVYRELRDNAPAYWSPDASSWVLSRYDGVSAALTDPATYSSASGIFPTPPGVDMTELFLPMLIMSDTPRHTQLRHLVSKAFTPRRIAGLEAGIHTLVDDLLDQAPESGPWDFVSGFAGPLPAIVIADMLGVPREDRDQFRTWSTTLIQSNPTRGEFGPGLDAAAALYEYFAAFLTERRAQPRDDLMTALVHAEVDGEHLSEDELLGFCLLLLVAGHETTTNLLSNSAVILAQHPDSRRQLADNPHLVPTAVEELLRYDSPVQGLARTLTRHLDLHGQRMKADDTVLLLFGSANRDDHAFPNADHFDINRHPERQVAFGRGIHFCLGASLARLEARIALQALLARRRDWDVDLDSALRLRSGPIRGYSSLALQ; encoded by the coding sequence ATGAGCAACCAGCAGCTCACCTACAGCCCGTTCGACCCAAAGGTGATCGCGGACCCGTACCCCGTCTACCGCGAGCTGCGCGACAACGCCCCCGCGTACTGGTCACCAGACGCGAGCTCGTGGGTGCTCAGCCGCTACGACGGCGTCTCCGCCGCCCTCACCGACCCAGCGACCTACTCCTCCGCGTCCGGCATCTTCCCCACCCCACCCGGGGTGGACATGACCGAACTGTTCCTGCCCATGCTCATCATGAGCGACACACCCCGCCACACCCAGCTGCGCCACCTCGTCAGCAAGGCCTTCACCCCCCGCCGCATCGCCGGTCTCGAAGCAGGCATCCACACCCTCGTCGACGACCTCCTCGACCAAGCCCCCGAAAGCGGCCCTTGGGACTTCGTCTCAGGGTTCGCCGGACCCCTCCCGGCCATCGTCATCGCCGACATGCTCGGCGTCCCGCGCGAAGACCGCGACCAGTTCCGGACCTGGTCCACCACCCTCATCCAGTCCAACCCCACCCGAGGCGAGTTCGGCCCCGGCCTCGACGCCGCCGCGGCGCTCTATGAATACTTCGCGGCGTTCCTCACCGAACGACGGGCTCAACCCCGAGACGACCTCATGACGGCACTCGTCCACGCCGAAGTGGACGGCGAACACCTCAGCGAAGACGAACTCCTGGGCTTCTGCCTGCTGCTGCTCGTCGCCGGGCACGAAACCACCACCAACCTGCTCTCTAACAGCGCCGTCATACTCGCCCAGCACCCCGACAGCCGACGGCAGCTCGCAGACAACCCACATCTCGTGCCGACCGCGGTCGAGGAACTGCTCCGCTACGACTCACCGGTCCAAGGCCTTGCGCGCACCCTGACCCGACACCTGGACCTGCACGGGCAACGCATGAAGGCCGACGACACCGTGCTGCTGCTCTTCGGCTCGGCCAACAGAGACGACCACGCGTTCCCCAACGCCGACCACTTCGACATCAACCGTCACCCCGAACGACAGGTCGCCTTCGGACGCGGCATCCACTTCTGCCTCGGCGCATCCCTAGCCCGCCTCGAAGCACGCATCGCCCTGCAGGCACTCCTAGCCCGCCGACGTGACTGGGACGTCGACCTCGACTCAGCGCTCCGACTTCGCTCCGGCCCGATCCGCGGCTACTCCTCGCTGGCCCTGCAGTAG